One stretch of Streptomyces agglomeratus DNA includes these proteins:
- a CDS encoding DMT family transporter translates to MAWIWLLIASVFEVAFALGTNATKGFTRLWPSVFTLLAAAGGIFTLSLSLRTLDVGVGYAIWTGIGSVGTVLLGSVIFKEKITKEKVLCFASIVGGIIGLKLASGI, encoded by the coding sequence ATGGCCTGGATCTGGCTGCTCATCGCCTCCGTCTTCGAGGTCGCCTTCGCCCTCGGCACTAACGCCACCAAGGGTTTCACCCGCCTGTGGCCCTCCGTCTTCACCCTGCTGGCGGCCGCCGGTGGCATCTTCACCCTGAGTCTTTCGCTGCGGACGCTGGACGTCGGCGTCGGTTACGCGATCTGGACCGGCATCGGCTCCGTCGGCACCGTCCTCCTCGGCTCGGTGATCTTCAAGGAGAAGATCACCAAGGAGAAGGTCCTGTGCTTCGCGTCGATCGTCGGCGGCATCATCGGCCTCAAGCTGGCCTCGGGCATCTGA
- a CDS encoding AMP-binding protein codes for MPSQGFLDHLTDQAALRPHGTALVFREERVTYGDLLSTAQDLRTQLADLGLPAGRPVALSVKKSPGAIALVIALLMERRQILLPSPELGEDVLQTLGRQASCSHVLTVSTEPGGGRPTVGAREVAGPPGAEGFVLPPAAQASLFLTTSGSTGTPKIVPLLGAAVDNFLDWGAGQFVAPGTSVLSYAPLNFDLSLLDVWSTLAAGGKVVLVDQDRATDPAYLLGLFEQEGPEVVQAVPMFYRLLAEAAEAAEAARPDGPVFGQARHVIFTGDAMPYALLTRLTALFPAARFHNLFGCTETNDSLMHTVDAERLSPDEKIPIGRPLPGVDALLLDEDGRIIPGEGTGELLVATPFQTSGYLETARNEGVFVPHPDGAHLGAYYRTGDMVTRRQDGAYVLEGRNDFHVKVRGVRTNMQEVEQVILQHRDVREAAVVALPDELAGVRLHALVQRREGSGLGGLSLRTHCAASLPRPAIPGSIVVGDVPLPRTPTGKPDRNLIKKNQTERNAA; via the coding sequence ATGCCTTCCCAGGGATTCCTGGACCACCTCACCGACCAGGCGGCACTGCGACCGCACGGAACCGCCCTCGTCTTCCGGGAGGAGCGGGTCACCTACGGGGACCTGCTGAGCACGGCCCAGGACCTCCGTACGCAGCTGGCGGACCTCGGCCTCCCCGCCGGGCGGCCGGTCGCCCTCTCCGTGAAGAAGTCGCCCGGCGCGATCGCCCTGGTCATCGCCCTTCTGATGGAGCGGCGGCAGATCCTGCTGCCCTCGCCGGAGCTCGGTGAGGACGTCCTTCAGACCCTCGGCCGGCAGGCATCCTGCTCCCACGTCCTGACGGTCTCGACCGAGCCCGGAGGCGGCCGCCCCACGGTGGGGGCACGAGAGGTGGCGGGGCCCCCGGGCGCCGAGGGCTTCGTACTGCCGCCGGCCGCCCAGGCGTCGCTCTTCCTCACGACCTCGGGTTCCACCGGCACCCCCAAGATCGTCCCGCTGCTCGGTGCGGCCGTGGACAACTTCCTCGACTGGGGCGCCGGACAGTTCGTGGCGCCGGGCACCTCCGTCCTCAGCTACGCCCCCCTGAACTTCGACCTGTCGCTGCTGGACGTCTGGTCCACCCTCGCGGCCGGCGGCAAGGTCGTCCTCGTCGACCAGGACCGGGCCACCGATCCGGCGTATCTGCTCGGGCTCTTCGAGCAGGAGGGCCCGGAGGTCGTCCAGGCCGTGCCGATGTTCTACCGCCTGCTGGCGGAGGCGGCGGAGGCGGCGGAGGCCGCGCGGCCCGATGGGCCGGTCTTCGGGCAGGCGCGGCACGTGATCTTCACCGGTGACGCGATGCCGTACGCCCTGCTGACCCGGCTCACGGCGCTCTTCCCCGCCGCCCGCTTCCACAATCTCTTCGGCTGTACGGAGACCAACGACAGTCTGATGCACACGGTCGACGCCGAACGGCTCTCCCCGGACGAGAAGATTCCGATCGGCCGCCCGCTCCCGGGTGTGGACGCCCTGCTGCTCGACGAGGACGGGCGGATCATCCCCGGCGAGGGCACCGGCGAACTGCTGGTCGCCACCCCTTTCCAGACTTCCGGGTACCTCGAAACCGCGCGCAACGAAGGCGTGTTCGTGCCGCACCCGGACGGCGCCCACCTCGGCGCCTATTACCGCACCGGCGACATGGTCACCCGTCGCCAGGACGGTGCGTACGTCCTGGAGGGCCGTAACGACTTCCACGTGAAGGTCCGCGGTGTGCGGACCAACATGCAGGAGGTCGAGCAGGTCATCCTCCAGCACCGGGATGTCAGGGAGGCGGCCGTGGTCGCCCTCCCCGACGAGCTGGCCGGCGTGCGCCTGCACGCCCTGGTGCAGCGCCGGGAGGGCTCGGGGCTCGGCGGCCTGTCGCT
- a CDS encoding DsbA family oxidoreductase yields the protein MPLKIEIWSDYVCPFCLLAKKVLDQATEGKDVEITWHPYELRPEPTPTLLVEGDYLQTIWKSVVYPMAARLESPIVLPDVSPQPYSRLAFEGYQFALEHGKGAEYNERLLTAFFVEERDIGDVEVLTELAGGLGLDAGRYRTALRTGRYYETHQRIQRHAHEDLGIKTVPTLFIGEGRTKVEGMPQRAFLTKVVDEVLAAEQQAARRPAARQPAPIPLPVA from the coding sequence ATGCCTCTGAAGATCGAGATCTGGTCCGACTACGTCTGCCCGTTCTGCCTTCTCGCCAAGAAGGTCCTGGATCAGGCGACCGAGGGCAAGGACGTGGAGATCACCTGGCATCCGTACGAGCTGCGACCGGAACCGACGCCGACCCTGCTGGTCGAGGGGGACTACCTCCAGACCATCTGGAAGAGCGTGGTCTACCCGATGGCGGCCCGCCTGGAGTCGCCGATCGTCCTGCCGGACGTGTCACCGCAGCCGTACAGCCGGCTTGCCTTCGAGGGCTACCAGTTCGCGCTGGAGCACGGCAAGGGAGCCGAGTACAACGAACGACTTCTGACGGCCTTCTTCGTGGAGGAGCGCGACATCGGCGATGTCGAGGTCCTCACCGAACTGGCCGGCGGACTGGGCCTGGACGCCGGCCGCTACCGCACCGCCCTCCGGACCGGCCGCTACTACGAGACGCACCAGCGGATCCAGCGCCACGCACACGAGGACCTCGGGATCAAGACCGTCCCCACCCTCTTCATCGGGGAGGGCCGCACCAAGGTCGAGGGCATGCCCCAACGCGCCTTCCTCACCAAGGTCGTCGACGAGGTACTCGCGGCAGAACAGCAGGCGGCGCGGCGACCCGCAGCACGACAACCCGCACCAATACCGCTCCCCGTGGCCTGA
- a CDS encoding glutathionylspermidine synthase family protein — protein MKRHTIEPRPGWQQTVEEQGLIYPLTRFPDGSLRPYWDESAYYEFSLPEVEAMEEVVEELHAMCLAAAGHIVEHDRFADLGITDPRLASRIATSWRRRAELPSVYGRFDLRYDGTGPAKMLEYNADTPTSLVEAASPQWFWMEERFPGADQWNSLHERLVDAWKHQAHLLPPGPVHFVHSDGDELGEDLMTVAYLRETAQQAGLATEALSVEQIGWDRLSGRFVDGRLRFIRSCFKLYPWEWLTTDRFGPHVLDTLDNGGGTGSTCWIEPAWKMLLSNKALLAILWELYPGHPNLLAAYLDGPRELAAPDGPGFVAKPLLGREGAGVTIHGPGTAHSPVVGEQPVCYQELAPLPDFDGNRVVLGAWVVENEAAGLGIRESSGLITDEYARFLPHVIL, from the coding sequence ATGAAGCGACACACGATCGAACCGCGCCCCGGCTGGCAGCAGACCGTCGAGGAGCAGGGCCTCATCTACCCGCTGACCCGCTTCCCGGACGGGTCGCTGCGCCCGTACTGGGACGAGAGCGCGTACTACGAGTTCTCGCTGCCCGAGGTCGAGGCGATGGAGGAGGTCGTCGAGGAACTGCACGCCATGTGCCTGGCCGCCGCCGGGCACATCGTCGAGCACGACCGCTTCGCCGACCTCGGCATCACGGACCCGCGCCTGGCGTCGAGGATCGCCACCTCGTGGCGGCGACGGGCCGAACTCCCCTCCGTCTACGGGCGTTTCGACCTCCGGTACGACGGCACGGGCCCGGCCAAGATGCTGGAGTACAACGCCGACACGCCCACCTCGCTGGTGGAGGCGGCCAGCCCGCAGTGGTTCTGGATGGAGGAGCGCTTCCCCGGCGCCGACCAGTGGAACTCGCTGCACGAGCGGCTCGTCGACGCCTGGAAGCACCAGGCGCACCTCCTGCCGCCCGGTCCCGTGCACTTCGTCCACTCGGACGGCGACGAGCTCGGCGAAGACCTGATGACCGTCGCCTATCTGCGCGAGACGGCCCAGCAGGCCGGGCTCGCCACCGAGGCGCTGTCCGTGGAGCAGATCGGCTGGGACCGGCTCTCGGGCCGCTTCGTCGACGGCCGGCTGCGCTTCATCCGCAGCTGCTTCAAGCTCTACCCCTGGGAGTGGCTGACGACCGACCGCTTCGGTCCGCACGTCCTGGACACCCTCGACAACGGCGGCGGCACCGGCAGCACCTGCTGGATCGAGCCCGCCTGGAAGATGCTGCTCTCCAACAAGGCGCTGCTCGCGATCCTGTGGGAGCTCTACCCCGGCCACCCCAACCTGCTCGCCGCGTATCTCGACGGCCCGCGCGAACTGGCGGCCCCCGACGGCCCCGGCTTCGTCGCCAAGCCGCTGCTCGGCCGCGAGGGCGCGGGCGTCACGATCCACGGACCGGGGACCGCCCATTCACCGGTCGTCGGTGAACAGCCCGTCTGCTACCAGGAGTTGGCACCCCTGCCGGACTTCGACGGCAACCGCGTGGTGCTCGGCGCGTGGGTCGTCGAGAACGAGGCAGCGGGCCTCGGCATCCGGGAGTCCTCGGGCCTGATCACGGACGAGTACGCCCGCTTCCTGCCGCACGTGATCCTTTAG
- a CDS encoding ArsR/SmtB family transcription factor, with protein MPVRHREVRSAGGRELEHPPREEIRLESVLQALADPARLQVVRVLAALDEEGLASCSAAAAGLGVSKSTSTHHFRVLRVAGVIRQHYRGTAKMNTLRRADLEARFPGLLVAVVGAAEPGRRPGPA; from the coding sequence ATTCCCGTGCGGCACAGGGAAGTTCGGAGCGCCGGAGGCAGAGAGCTGGAGCACCCGCCCCGGGAGGAGATACGGCTGGAGAGCGTTCTTCAGGCTCTCGCCGACCCGGCCCGGCTACAGGTCGTCCGCGTACTGGCGGCGCTCGACGAGGAGGGCCTGGCCAGTTGCTCCGCCGCTGCCGCCGGGCTCGGGGTGAGCAAGTCGACGTCGACGCACCACTTCAGAGTGCTGCGGGTGGCCGGCGTGATACGGCAGCACTACCGGGGGACGGCGAAGATGAACACGCTGCGGCGGGCGGATCTGGAGGCGCGCTTCCCGGGACTGCTGGTGGCGGTCGTGGGCGCGGCGGAGCCCGGTCGCCGGCCGGGCCCGGCATGA
- a CDS encoding DMT family transporter, which translates to MAWIYLLIASVFEVIFALGTNATDGFTKLVPSLITAVAAGFGIFFLSLALKTLDVGVGYAIWTGIGSVGTVLLGTVIFDESLNLGKVICFVAILGGIIGLKLVDRGSAEAEATTAPATATVPEPVR; encoded by the coding sequence ATGGCCTGGATCTACTTGCTCATCGCCTCGGTCTTCGAGGTGATCTTCGCCCTCGGCACCAACGCCACCGACGGCTTCACCAAGCTCGTACCGTCCCTGATCACCGCGGTCGCCGCCGGCTTCGGCATCTTCTTCCTCAGCCTCGCGCTGAAGACGCTCGACGTCGGCGTCGGTTACGCGATCTGGACCGGCATCGGCTCCGTCGGCACCGTCCTCCTCGGCACGGTGATCTTCGACGAGTCGCTGAACCTCGGCAAGGTCATCTGCTTCGTCGCCATCCTCGGCGGAATCATCGGCCTCAAGCTGGTCGACCGCGGCTCGGCCGAGGCCGAGGCGACGACCGCGCCGGCCACTGCGACGGTCCCCGAGCCGGTCCGCTGA